One segment of Vallicoccus soli DNA contains the following:
- a CDS encoding permease, translated as MRRVTASTEQRAPAPPDRRRLPRPGSLEVLTAVLVLLVLLRGQVAGLVDHPAVQTWSTVFVSVTVQALPFLVSGVLLSAVLTAYVPPQALARALPRRPALAVPVAGGAGMLLPGCECASVPVAGSLVRRGVAPAAALTFLLAAPAVNPIVLVSTAVAFPGQPEVVLARFLASFATAVALGWAWLRLGRTDLLRLRSPHLPEGSPRGAVFRAAMQHDVLHAGGFLVVGGAVAATFGVALPTSVVDALAEQPVLAVLALALLAVAVAICSEADAFVAASFSSVSPTAQLAFMVVGPAVDVKLIAMQSGTFGGAFAARFAPATFGVAVLSSALVGWWLL; from the coding sequence ATGCGGCGGGTGACGGCCAGCACCGAGCAGCGCGCCCCCGCCCCGCCGGACCGGCGCCGGCTGCCGCGCCCGGGCAGCCTCGAGGTGCTCACCGCGGTCCTCGTGCTGCTCGTGCTGCTGCGGGGGCAGGTCGCGGGGCTCGTCGACCACCCGGCCGTGCAGACCTGGTCGACGGTGTTCGTCTCCGTCACCGTGCAGGCGCTGCCGTTCCTCGTGAGCGGGGTGCTGCTCTCGGCCGTGCTCACGGCGTACGTCCCCCCGCAGGCGCTCGCCCGGGCCCTCCCGCGCCGCCCGGCGCTGGCGGTCCCCGTCGCCGGCGGCGCGGGGATGCTGCTGCCCGGCTGCGAGTGCGCGTCGGTGCCGGTGGCGGGCAGCCTCGTGCGCCGCGGCGTCGCCCCCGCCGCGGCGCTGACCTTCCTGCTCGCCGCGCCGGCGGTGAACCCGATCGTGCTGGTGTCGACGGCGGTGGCCTTCCCCGGTCAGCCCGAGGTCGTCCTGGCGCGCTTCCTCGCCTCCTTCGCCACGGCGGTCGCCCTGGGCTGGGCCTGGCTGCGCCTCGGGCGCACCGACCTGCTGCGCCTGCGCAGCCCGCACCTGCCCGAGGGTTCCCCCCGCGGCGCGGTCTTCCGCGCGGCGATGCAGCACGACGTCCTGCACGCCGGCGGGTTCCTCGTCGTCGGCGGCGCGGTCGCCGCGACCTTCGGCGTGGCGCTCCCCACCTCGGTGGTCGACGCGCTGGCCGAGCAGCCGGTGCTCGCCGTGCTCGCGCTCGCCCTGCTCGCGGTGGCCGTGGCGATCTGCTCGGAGGCCGACGCCTTCGTGGCGGCGTCGTTCAGCTCGGTCTCGCCGACGGCGCAGCTCGCCTTCATGGTGGTGGGCCCCGCCGTGGACGTGAAGCTGATCGCCATGCAGTCCGGCACCTTCGGCGGCGCGTTCGCGGCGCGCTTCGCCCCGGCGACCTTCGGGGTCGCGGTCCTGTCCAGCGCGCTCGTCGGGTGGTGGCTGCTGTGA
- a CDS encoding isoprenyl transferase, producing the protein MVDRLRRGARRRDVVPPPPHPSGARPPQLPPALVPAHVAVVMDGNGRWAQQRGLARTKGHEAGEGALFDVVCGAIEAGVRHLSAYAFSTENWRRSPEEVRFLMGFNRDVIRRRRDEMHAMGVRVRWAGRRGRLWKSVIAELEEAEELTRGNDVLTLQFCVNYGGRAEIADAAAAVAREVAAGRLDPAKVDEKVLARHLDEPDVPDVDLFLRSSGEQRISNFLLWQSAYAELVFLDTLWPDVDRRTLWHALEVYAARDRRYGGAPPSSPVGSPPPPPG; encoded by the coding sequence GTGGTCGACCGGCTGAGGAGGGGCGCGCGGCGCCGCGACGTGGTCCCCCCGCCGCCGCACCCGAGCGGCGCCCGGCCGCCGCAGCTGCCCCCGGCGCTCGTGCCCGCGCACGTGGCCGTCGTCATGGACGGCAACGGCCGCTGGGCCCAGCAGCGCGGCCTGGCGCGCACCAAGGGCCACGAGGCCGGTGAGGGCGCGCTCTTCGACGTCGTCTGCGGGGCGATCGAGGCGGGGGTGCGGCACCTGTCGGCGTACGCCTTCTCGACCGAGAACTGGCGCCGCTCGCCCGAGGAGGTCCGCTTCCTCATGGGCTTCAACCGCGACGTCATCCGCCGCCGGCGCGACGAGATGCACGCGATGGGCGTGCGGGTGCGCTGGGCCGGGCGGCGCGGGCGGCTGTGGAAGAGCGTCATCGCCGAGCTCGAGGAGGCCGAGGAGCTCACCCGCGGCAACGACGTGCTGACGCTGCAGTTCTGCGTCAACTACGGCGGGCGGGCCGAGATCGCCGACGCCGCGGCGGCCGTCGCCCGCGAGGTGGCCGCCGGGCGGCTCGACCCGGCGAAGGTCGACGAGAAGGTGCTCGCGCGGCACCTCGACGAGCCGGACGTGCCCGACGTGGACCTGTTCCTGCGCTCCTCCGGCGAGCAGCGCATCTCGAACTTCCTGCTCTGGCAGTCGGCCTACGCCGAGCTCGTCTTCCTCGACACCCTGTGGCCCGACGTCGACCGGCGGACCCTCTGGCACGCCCTCGAGGTGTACGCCGCGCGCGACCGCCGCTACGGCGGCGCCCCGCCGTCGTCGCCGGTGGGGTCGCCGCCCCCGCCGCCCGGCTGA